The following nucleotide sequence is from Juglans microcarpa x Juglans regia isolate MS1-56 chromosome 6D, Jm3101_v1.0, whole genome shotgun sequence.
GCGGCGACGTTCTCTGCTTTTGTCTTAGGGTTTTGGCCAAAGAGAGCAAGGGACTGAGGGAGAGAGCGAGGCAATCACCTCATTTGGGATGAAAAGATCTTTCAgtttaatgtgatttttttttaaaaatagtgcgGTCCCAGTAACCGCATGGCCAAACCAGATCCGGACATGGATCCGagcggttaaaaaaaaaattaaccactTAGTAACAATCCGGGCGGTTAACCACCCGGGACTACCGGATATTTGGTTTTCGGACAGGACCGGAAAAAAATCCGGTCCGGATGCACAGCCTTAAGAGTGTgagtgtatgtgtgtgtgtgtgagagagagagagagagatcaatgTTATGTCAAAGTTTCAAACATTCATTATTCTTGGTGTAGttaatagtattttatcatcatcatttcaatAATATTCCAATTAGATCAAGAAACTAAATGTTAACCTTCTCATGCTACCCAACCAAACcctttatgtgtgtgtgttgttGTACCACTGACTTTCTTCGAATTAATTCCTCGATGCCTGATGAAGAGATCGATGGCTTTCTTGGCCAATGTAAGTTTCTCCGAATATGTTCCTGAGAAGATACTCAAGgatgaatataatattatatacaagtaAAGTGTTGGATGAATAAATCGATGAGTACTAATTAAGAGTACCTGATCAAAACGAGCAATTTCCTTATTTTGTTTGGGCTGTACTGTCACCCAACTTTGACTGCGTACGAAGCGTATAGAATTCATTGATGGACTATTCTATGCAAATTAAGAAAAGGAACCGCATGCTGTACAGTCCATTGTTATTAATCTCAGTCACTAATGGTAATTGGTCGATCtctaataattaatatcatgtATAACATGGGCTGTTGGgtgacctagctagctagggaaagACTTAAGTCTCATGGTCCTAGGGTACTAATCGTGTGGATATTGTCTACACGAAGATCGAGTACAAGCTAGTTTAATTTCATGCAGGTTGGTGAAAGAAACAACCTAACAAAAggcatgctagctagctgtaaGCTTATAGACTGGGAAGGATTACCTAcctattttaatattcttaaggTGATGATATTGGTGAGTGCTTAACAAAAATAGCATGGATTAATTTCTACGTTTTGCCACGCatgtaatatatagtacttgGTGAGAGACGACAAAATGCACTTGGACAGTAGTATAAATAATTGTGATGGCCGTTTATAACTAAATTATATTACAGTActgaaaatcatatatatatatatatatatatataattatacactatataattattttaaaggaaaatgccTACTTTTGAGATGGaaataaatcaatcaaaataccctaattatattgtattttgatggcTGGACTTGGGGAGAGGAGGATTTAAATTAGGATCATTAAAgttcaaatatttcttttggatcatatattaaaaattagatttagatttcaaattacattaaatattaaaggAATTTGAAATCATGACGTACGTACAATATTACTTCGAGATGGAAATGGAAATTCTATATTCTACCTAGTTATCATTCACTGTGGGTTGATGATTAGGTAGCGTGCTGATTAAcctttgaaatatattttaaatgaaatgaagaaataatcCCAACAGTTATGAAAAATGTTTACAAAAACTCGCATATATAGTAAAACTAATTTGGTATGGTGGTACTTAACTTTGGGCATCTGGGCCTAGCCCATTTGTTATTGTTCATCCAAATTAAGGGTATAATGGGCCTGTGATCTACCACTTTCGTGTCCAGGGCCATTGGGTGGGTCTGTGTCTCGGTACTCTATATTTGATCAGAATGAGGGCCTAGGCTGCGAATTTGCCGTTTTGAGTTGAATCTTCTACCGATTTCATCAACGTTTAATCTGATCTGGCCTTGTCTTCTGGCGACAATCGTATGCAATGCATTAGCTACGATTACTAATGCAATATTCTACATATttctatattattaattatattttgataattataacttatcaaaaacaaaaacgttGTATCTTTAGATTGATCCTTACTCGTTTGACAGTACTTCTACTAATTTGGGAAACTAGCTGGTTTCATCTGATCtcgaaactcaaaatattattCACTTCAAGCAAAAACtgaaaacgaagaagaagaaaactgaaagaaagaaaaagtagaaataCAGAACATGATTTCCTTTCTGGAACAAGGCTTGATCTGAGTCATCTCAGAAGCTTGTCTTGGCCTTAGATTGCAGTTACACgcaaattatataaataggAGATGGTGAATGAAGATTAACGTGATAAGATACATACAATAAACTAACTCCGCATTCTTTCAAGAATAGCGCTTCTCATAGCCTCTCCAGTACTTTCAGATCCATCAGGAAATTTAACCACAACGTCTTGAAGCATCAGCTCCTTCACGCTTGATATGCTAGCATGATGAATTTGAAGCTGAAGATCTCTAAGTGCATTCATCAATCTTGCGTGCGGGTAGTTCACGTCAGGACATTGTACTCTTATCAAGGCTTCTGATCCAACAATCTTCACCTCCACCTCCATCGTATTTGTAGTAAAACCTGATGATGTCCTTGTGGGATGAACAATATTGGTGGCTCTGCTTTGGTTTTCATACATATAAGTACTCATACCACTATTAATATTGGCTCTCGGAGATTGTGCTTTAAGTTTTGCTTCCAAGTTCTTAATTTTGGCCTTAAGCTCATTGATGTAGACCACTGCATCAGCAAGTAAAGATGCCTTGTCCATCTTTGACACATTGGGAACGGCCGAGCGGAGCGCGTAGAAACGATGGTTAAGCTTCTCACGCCGCTGCCTCTCCGCCTCCACGTGGTTTAGAGGGGATTCTTGACCCGTCGATGCTGGCTTTCTCCCTCTTTTCTTCAGCCGAACGTTCTCAATATTTTCAGAGGGGAAATTGCCATCGGAATCAGAACGCCCCGAGTCAGATGATGAACGGAAAAGACCAGCACCTTCTTTAATTGCATCGACTTCCGTTTGCTTCCCTTGCAAGGTGAAGTACTCCTTCTGAGGCTGTGAACACATTCCAATATCTAGGAAAGGAAGATCCCGTTTGGCAGTAATTGCCATCTGACCCACATGGCCTGCCTGCTTTAAGACCTGAGAACTTGTGTTTTCAGCATCAAAAAGGGACTTGACCAGTTCGACCAAACTCCAATCTTCTTTAATCACATCCGAAGAACCCAGTTCAATAACCCCACGTGAAGTTGCAACGCAAAGTAAAGTCTGAATACCATGCATACGAGCTTCTTTAACTCTCTCACACTCGTAGAACTGAAGGTCGTGATCACCAGTCAACCAAATGTACGCCCCACAGCTATATGCGCGGCCAAGAACACCATTGCGGACAGCAAATGAACGTGCCTCTGAGAGGGCGTAAAAGTAGTACAATTGGGCGGCATGAGCCTCCATTTCTCCATCTAGGTCCATGTCCTCAGCAAAAAGAGCTTGGACTACTTTGCTCGTCTTCTTTTTCTCGAAACTGAACCCGTATATATGTGGGTCGACATCGCCTTTGTTGGACGCTTTGGAGACGATGTCTCTGGCCGTGCCACGAAAATGACCATCACCCCATGATAAAACAACACAACCGTTGCTGTCTTTGGTTGTTTGCCAAAAGATGGAGTAGACCCACCAATATTCAGGCCGGCTTTGAAGTAAGAACTGCAGCCGTTGTTGAAGCGTTGGTGAGGCCGCCTCATGAGAAACGGAAACAAGCgaagaagaaggagaggaaGACATTGATCTCCTCCAATATTTGCTTCTCTTTGTTCTTATAGAGATGATCTCTCTCTTTAGTTAGCGTCTTTGACTGAGTTAGTACTGATAATAAAAGCGAAGGAATAGTAGCAACGAAGAGTGTGAAGCCGTAAATTAGAattgaaaatgagttgatgCAGCTAGCGATGGGTGCGATGTGAATAAACTAGTAATTATAATTCAGCACTAAAATGCCACCTCCGAAAGAGCTACAAATCTTTGGGTGGTCGCTTTCAGCATTGGTAATACCATTTGTACCCACAAACCATGTGATAAACACCTAAACAGTTAAATCACATATATGGATCTTTTTTGTGGGCACGCACGCTGTCATTACTTTTCTAGACTTAAAACGCTGTTGATTTCGGCATCCTAGCTATATTTTCCTCAACCCGTTGTTATCGTTGATCTTTTCAAAATTAGCAAGATTCGGTTCTAGTAGCAAATACTCGTTTTCGTGAGAAGGTTAAAGTCATGGAATACTCAAGTGCTATACTCAAGTGCTAtgtagttattttgaaaaagagtatagtttattaatattttttttttcatgtaagtcttgtatttatttatttttttcaaattaattacaCAGTATTTACATACTCTgactgtaactattatttctcttttagaATATTACAATAATAAGTAAATATTTTCTTGCTGTAAATCTATTGTCtgtacaatattattaattttgctATATAATTTGTTGTCTCTTTATAAGCTCGATCTATATACTTGGCGAAGGTAAATGAATCTAGTTTCTAGAAAGAGAAATGTTACGAGAAAGATTTACACTACACGGGATACTTGATCTATTTATTCAATATGGGATTAATTTGTCCTTTTTAcatttctatttaaacacacacatctaagcattaaaataaaatgttaaaaatgataaatcatatgttGATTAAGTAAAATTCGTATGTGGTGTAaaacttctatataaaatttCACGTGTTACTATATATCATGGATTTTAATATTAGAGTTGGTCACACAACATAACGCGAATATGTTTTTTATACTCTTATAAAAAGCAAGCAAACTCTAGCTAGCTTTCGGTTTAATCCCATTTTGAGGTCCTTTCtcacaaaaaagaaagatcATGCACCCTGAAAGTATAAAGACGCgcatataaaaacatattaattctcCCGTAGCTTTTTTCGAGTTTGTTCCGTTGTCTTTTCTACGtaattaatttataaccatCATCGATCCAACCAACAATAAAGACGCGCGTATAAAAACATAGGGCTTTTTTAATTCTCGTGCGTGCACTTCTAAATACACTGAACCTACCCTTGCACACGTTGAAAACGTTCGTGGTCGCTTAAATTAAAGCCATTTAAGtagtgaaagtgttttattttatttcatcatatatcattttatttcattattataatttttttaaattctcatataaaatataataaataatttaatttttttaaatttttaaataataataatattaaaaaataatattataataatattttattcaatttttaactttcatatcagCTCATTTTATCTCGACTCACTATAACACCTAAAAGCTTGTACGAAAGAGATCAAGAGTTGGTTTTagattctattaattttttcttagagAATTAAGAAAATAGACATGAGCAACTACtgatctacaatttttttcaaagttatctacatataataaattattatttaatcatataaactaaagtacttaaataaattattgatgagtaatgctactcattatctcaattatcattatctttttattagagactatttattatattttacttgtgaacttattatctaatatcatatgataaaatgatgagaggatgataaaaaaatagataataaatatataaattttttccaTGTGTCAATAGCTTAGTACTTCAAATGATTACTTATGATCTACCTAATACCTTTACTTGCACCTAATCGGTTGATTTGTAATTTAATTGATATCTTCTCCTTTATAATCGAGTAATGATATCTACGTaacatatatttcataattatattgtgaaatgaggatattttaatATACAgtgatgttaattttataaaatattttataaaattatcatttatttaaaatatagttgtgtataatattttgaaaagtattgtgtttttatatttttgtttttaatcatgtttaagcctcgtttgtttttataaaaaatcttatctcatcttattattacaatttttttaaattttcacataaaataaaataaacaattcaaaattttcaaatcttaaaaaaataataatattaaaaaaatatattctaactatattttattcatttttcgaCTTTTATCTCAAGTCAACTCATGAGGTCTTAATCTTCGCTTCCAAAAAATCCTTTCCATCTTTGTAaacatgagatgagatttgtAAACACCATTTGACATTGTAAACACCATTTGACAAATAATACCATTTGacaaataattattctattataattATCACATGAGATTGTAAACACCATttgacaaataaaaattaaaaacaaaactttgcttactcctaattaattaagttcataACCCAGGCCGAGTCATTCATCGAGAACAGAACAAGATGTCCGCGGGCGGTTATTTGCTTGTAGTGTCACCAACCGCTGGGTTTCCGGTGATCAAACTAATTAGagaataatttctcttttttaaagaaaaaatttacttatcttttttttcatcatcttcttattatcttataatctgacattaaataatagatttacaattaaaatataataaatagtctccaataatctaattaacgtcacatcataaaataatgagagaatGATAAGTCTCATTGCTCTAACTACCTCAGGACCCTAGACCCTCTTCCTACCACACTAGTTCATTTCAGACCTCTGGGCTAACTTTGCTATTTGGTGTGTTGCACGATACACTCTAGAAACATGTTGAAACTTGGattgcgtttagatattgaattgaattgagttgagttaagataaaagttgaaaattaaaaattaaataaaatattaataaaatattattttttaatattattattattttaaaatttgaaaaaattaaaatatcttctATAATCTTACCATACCACAACTGATTTTCTTCACTTCTTTAGACTTCATCAATCACTATGATAGCATCAActttaaaaatgacattttctaTGCCAATCTCCATGGAAAACAACACAGCTCTCCGTAAGTTAGGCTAATGCCTCAGCCACAACCGGACTGTTAACGTAACCTTTTGGCATATTCAAAGAAGCTATTAGCTCCCCTTCCCAGCAAACCTTGGACCCTTTTTAGTCTGCGATTAAATATTCGCTTGTGACATGACCAGCCTTCTCGTACGTAAAAGAACTAGGAGCATTTTTTTCTATCATAAATCGagaaactttttaaaaaaaaaaaattattctaaagaAATCGAGAGAGCCTGTAGATCAGATCGATGAAAGGTAAGAGCAAAAAGTGGgtatatagaagaaaataattaacaactattaatatatagaaataatttaattaaaataaccgAATTATACATAAGATGTGtgccattttattaaaaaaaaattcaaccaaaTTGTTTTGGGGTTAATTAACTTCTCATTTGATTCCTAAGCTTCGCGGTTTTTCCTTGAAATTAAGGTGTCGtgtgttttcacaactcctctcaactcatcttgtctcatcttatctgatcattataattttttcaaatttgtatacaaaataaaataaacaattcaactttttaaaatctaaaaataaatataatattaaaaaaatatattctaataatattttattcaacgtttaactttaatcttaactcatcttatttcatctataaaaacaaacgatggGATCTTGTTGCTTTGGTAATTCATGAATTTGGcatctcaaacaaaaataatacatcCTTTTGCCCATGATCTCTCATCATCATTAACTCTAACAGCATACCTGCATATTAGCATCAATACAATCTTGAGAGTGGTCATGACTTTCCTTGATTGAATATGTAACCTCTATATACCGAGAGGGGTGGTGTAAGGGGATTTTTTCTCTAGGAAAGGCCCACAGGGCCTCAACCCAGAAACCCGGCCCAAGGGGTTCCCCACCCAAACAAGGGACAAACCGTCAACAGGGAGGGGCGCCGTTCAATCGATAAGACAAATCGACCTAACACACATTGCAGCCACCCTCAAGAATGGTATATATACAGAACACACGGAAAACAAGGAAGACCCCCGATTCATCAGCATCAGGTCATCTATGGCTCGTGTAAATCAGATCTAGGATCAGGAAACTAGTCCGCATTAATGATGCTGCCGATTAAGTCACACACCACATTTATGAAGCCGACGTGGGGCCATGCCGCATTAAAAAAAGTCTGACAGCAGACACAAAAAGAGAAGCATGGGCTTTTTGGAAAAAGACTATTTGCACCCTCCCCAGACACAGTAGAAATAGCAAGCTCCAAGTATCAAAAACTCCATATGATCCTTAGACTCTATTACTTATTTGCtacattctaataatatttactaactttggcatcagaggttACCCGGCTCCAAAGCCGCCCTCTCAAAGCCATAGTCTTTTCTACGTTGCGCAAGGCCCATTTTCGAAGACTTGAGTTGTTGGGGCTTGGCCtaaaggtgtgcgaaacacgacttTAACAGTAGCGCCATCTATGGGATCATAATAGATTTTGCATGTCCTTCTTACATCTGAGGCAACCCGTTCCAGGCGACTCAGAGGTTCGCTAAAGCAACTCGAGACATAGGTAGACTAGACGAAGAACTAGACATGCAGAAACGAAAAAATCGCGACAGGAGAAGGCCAATCATGAGTAAATGAAGCATGACGCATGGTGGAGGGGACCGGCGTTCTGCCTCCAACCCCTGATCGTGTGGAAGTTATGAGTGAAGTTTGAGACGAACAGGAGCTCCGAAAGGGAGAGCCAATTGGACCATTGGAATTTGTTATCCTCCACCCAGACCGACTAGAGGCTAAGGTGACGATCAGCAGCAAAATGACATAGGAAGCTCGAGATGCGATGCGACAATTCCTCGCTGAACACCTGGATGTGTTTGCATGGAATCTTAGGGACATGCCCGTGATAGCACCTGAAATTATACATCATAATTTAAGCGTGGATCCAAAAGCCAAAGGCGTCTGGAAGAATAGTCGAAGCGTCAATGTAGAAAAGAACGCAGCCATAGCCTAAAAGGTGGACCAACTGTTGAAGGCAAGGTTCATCTGATAAGCTCACTACCTAGAATGGTTGTCAAATGTGGTATTAGTAAAGAAACCGAGCGGTAAATGGAGAATGTGCGTCGACTTCATTGATCTCAACAAAACTTGCCCGAATGATAGCTTTATCCTCCCCTGCATTGACTTCATCGTCGACTCGACGGCAAGCCATCGCATGCTCAACTTCATGGATGCCTATTCGAGGTGCAACCAAATCCGTATGAAACCTGAGGACGAGGAGAAGACTTCGATCATCACAGACTGAGGTCTATATTGCTATAAGGCAATGCCTTTCGGTCTATAAAACGTAGGGGCCACCTACCAACGACTTGTTAACCGTATGTTCAAAGATCAGTAAGAAGAAATATGGAAGGCTACGTGGATGACCTGTTGGTCAAAAGCAGGACCTTAGAACAGCATCTGGACGACTTGAGAGATGTTTTTACGATACTGCGGCAGTACCAAATGAAGTTGAACTCGATAAAGTGCATTTTTGGTGTCAGGTCGTGAACATTTCTGGAGTTTATGGTGTCCGAATGGGGCATTGAAGTCAATCCCGAGAAGATGGATGTCGTCCTATGCATGGCCCCACTGCGCAACATAAACGAAGTATAGAGGCTAACTGGGCGAGTCGCCGCCCTCAACAGGTTCGTCTCAAGATCCACCCACAAGTGCGTATTGTTTTTCAAAGTCTTGTGGAAGCTGAAGACGTAGGACGATGAGTGCCACCAAGCATTCGAAGCCCTTAAGAAGTACCTCGCGAGCCCCCCGCTCCTTAGCCAACTACAAAGCGAGGAAACCTTGACCTTGTATTTGGCCGTATCCTCCCAGACAGCTTCTTCAACTCTAGTACATGAGGAAGAGGTGATACAAAAGCCAGTCTACTACATCAGTCGAGCATATCAAGTGGCCAAAGCCCGATATCCCGCATAAAGCAGTTAGCTTTTGCGTTGGTAGCGACCACGCGAAAGCTGCACCAATATTTTCAGGCTCACCCAGTACAAGTCCTAACGGAACCTCCACTAAAGAATGTATTACAACGACTAGATGCTTCAAGACACCTCATGAATTGGGCAGTGGAGTTGAGCGAATTCGATATTGAGTACGCGCCTCAAAACACCATAAAAAGACAAGTATTAGCAGATTTTGTCATCGAGTTCACTGGGTTCCCAGTGATGGGTGATGGTGTACCTCCTATAAAGCCCTGGCAAGTATTCATTGGCAGCATGTCTTGCCGGGCTGGAAGGGGAGTGGGGGTGCACATCGTGGCGCCTGAAGGAGAAGACCACAATTACTCCATTAAATTGGCGTTCAAAACGAAAAACAATGAAGCAGAGAACGAAGTGTTGCTCTTAGGTTTGCAAGTAACCAAGGCTTTGGAAGCCACTGAAATCGAAGTATGTGCCGATTCGCAAGTAGTGATGAATCAAGTACAATGGGAGTTTAATGTGAAAAGTGAAAAGCTAAGGAGATATCTGGCATTGGTAGAAGTTGAGAGCCCTCActtcaaatatttcaaaattcagCAAATACCGAAAACGGAAAATTAGAAAGCAAACAAACTAGTGGGTGCAGCATATGGACAAAAAGATTCTCCCCTGCCAGAAAGTACGGTGATTAGAACGATGGAAGTACCCGCTATTGGGATCGAGATAATGGAAATACCACCCGAAACCCCAGACTAGGCAGAGGATATAGTCAGATATTTGGAAGCCAGTGAGGTGGCTGAAGACAGGCAGAAGGCAAGGAGAGTTAGGAATAGGGCGGCGCGTTACACTATGTTCGAGGGAGTCCTATACTAGCGGGGTAACTCGGCTCCTCTCTTAAGATGCATCTCCCAGAAAGAGGCGTAATACTTGTTAGCAGAAATACACGATGAAATTTGCAAGAACCATTCGGGAGGACAGGCACCAGCTGAAAAAGTGACGAGGGCAAGTTACTACTGGCCACAAGATCTCTGAGACGCCAAAGGATATGCACGGAAGTGTCGGAAATGCCAGGAATACGCCCAAATTCCCTATCGCTTGCCAGAGTTGACGTCGATCATGTCACCTTGGTCGTTCGCCCAGTGAGGGATTGATTTAGTCGGTCCACTTCCCCCAAGCAAAGGAGGAGTCAAGTTCGTAGTGGTGGTCGTTGACTATTCCACCAAGCAAAGCTGAAGCCTTAACCACTATCATCTCAAACAACGGAAGGCAGTCCGATTCCAACCATTATCAAAATTGGTGTTGAGATTTGGGGATCGAGTTCCGATACTCATCCCTAGGGAACCCTCAGTTTAACAGGCAAGTCGAAATGGCCAACAAGACGCTGATGGGAATACTCAAAAAATGACTTAACGACAGAAAATGTGCATGGGCCGAGGAACTCCCCGCCGTACTATGGGCCTACCGGATCACGGTAAAGACGCCGACAGGGGAAACTCCATTCACCCTCACCTACGAACACGAGGTAATGCCGCCAGTGGAGATGAGACTTCTCACATACAGAGCTCAACACTTCGAACAAGAATCCAATAGCAAATGGCTAGAAGAACAACTGGACCTGCTGGAAGAAGTCCGATTAGAGGCAGAGATAAAGGCCACCGCCAACAAAAAAAGGGTTGAAAGGTGCTTCAACAAGCGTGTGCAGCCTAGAACATTCAAAGTAGGGGAACTGGTACTCAAGGAAACGGAAGCAACAATGCGGGACGAAGGAAAACTGGGCCCCTGGTGGGAGGGCCCCTACGTGGTCATCGCCACGAATCGACCAAACTCTTATTGCCTCAAAGATTCTCAAGGAAACGAACTACCACATCTGTGGAACACCAAGCACCTGCGAAAATATTACTACTAAGGTAGTTTCCtcatcataatttttatattttcatgtgCAAGTTACCGGCcataataaaactatatttttttacttgtctcaattattgattttaggagCATATTATAATGAGGAAATCGGTCTACCCATCAGTAAAGtcgacttttctaaataaaaaatccaattaCTTACCTCTCTGTGAGGCAAAAAGGGAAAAGTAGGCCTAAAAAGTTACCTTGTCCCTCTTGTGGAGGAGTGTAAGTCGACCCTTGGCCACCCAAAGACAAAGTTTACTTTCCTCGTAAGCATTAACAGGCAAAAGCGGGAGCAAGTCTAATAACAGATTGCCTGAACAATTTACCTCCCTGCATGATAATATAAGGAGAGGTAGGCTTAAAAGGTTGCTTATCCCTCCCCAGTGGAGAGCAGGATCGGTGTCGTAGCCACCTGAATAACTTATCCCAGCCTCCACTGCGACAAAGTGTGAGATTAGCTCCAGTCTGACCCAAATTTACCATTTCCTGCGATATCAACGGGCGAGAACGAGTCCAGAGCAAACTCCCTgaataacttacctccccacgaagGATGATAGGCGAGCAAATAGCCCTGCCTCCTTGTCCGGGAGAGTGAGACTAGCCTCAAGGCGGCTCGAATAATTTACCCCGACCCTCATCACGATGAAGGAGCGGACCAGCCATATCATTGTCTAAATTACCTCTCTGTGGGGTAacaaagggaaaggtaggccttaaAGGTTACCTTGTCCTTCCTATGGTGGAGTGCAGGTTAGTCCTCAGCTACccaaagaaaaaagtttttacCTTCCTCGTGAGCGTTTGGGCCTAGTAACAGACTACATGAATAATTTACCTCCATGTGCGATACCATAAGGAAAGGTA
It contains:
- the LOC121234046 gene encoding transcription factor MYC2-like, translating into MSSSPSSSLVSVSHEAASPTLQQRLQFLLQSRPEYWWVYSIFWQTTKDSNGCVVLSWGDGHFRGTARDIVSKASNKGDVDPHIYGFSFEKKKTSKVVQALFAEDMDLDGEMEAHAAQLYYFYALSEARSFAVRNGVLGRAYSCGAYIWLTGDHDLQFYECERVKEARMHGIQTLLCVATSRGVIELGSSDVIKEDWSLVELVKSLFDAENTSSQVLKQAGHVGQMAITAKRDLPFLDIGMCSQPQKEYFTLQGKQTEVDAIKEGAGLFRSSSDSGRSDSDGNFPSENIENVRLKKRGRKPASTGQESPLNHVEAERQRREKLNHRFYALRSAVPNVSKMDKASLLADAVVYINELKAKIKNLEAKLKAQSPRANINSGMSTYMYENQSRATNIVHPTRTSSGFTTNTMEVEVKIVGSEALIRVQCPDVNYPHARLMNALRDLQLQIHHASISSVKELMLQDVVVKFPDGSESTGEAMRSAILERMRS